A portion of the Microbulbifer agarilyticus genome contains these proteins:
- a CDS encoding alanine/glycine:cation symporter family protein gives MSFLQSLESALNTFVAYAWGTPLLVLLVGGGLFLLISSRARPYRHLGHSIDLLRGKYDDPNDPGQVSHRQALSTALSGTLGLGNIAGVAIAISAGGPGAIFWMWVTALVGVATKFYTATLAVMYRGRDSSGEIQGGPMYVIREGLGKHWRPLAYLFAIAGLCGLLPSFQSNQTVQLLRVSFAEPMGWVSADNSFLFDFSLGLVLALAALAVISGRIQRIGRFAVRIVPAMVIFYLLLTLGVIAYFWQGIPDAFALIVSDAFTGKAVAGGALGAVIATGVSRGAFSNEAGIGTESLAHGAAKTTEPVREGVVAMIGPIVDTLIVCTCTALVILLTGVWQQGEGMEGVSMTADAFSSVFGGWGPVLLLVMVVPLAFSTIVTFWYYGMKCFVFLFGTRFQVVYTVLYMLLIILGAVLSLNIVNSLIIGMYAVMAIPTMLSTIRLSGRVNKAAHDYFVKTPGA, from the coding sequence ATGTCCTTTCTCCAATCGCTCGAATCCGCCCTCAATACCTTTGTCGCCTACGCTTGGGGCACACCACTGCTGGTGCTGCTGGTTGGTGGCGGCTTATTTTTGCTGATCAGCTCGCGCGCACGCCCTTACCGCCATCTTGGCCACAGTATCGACCTGCTGCGTGGCAAGTACGACGATCCCAACGATCCTGGCCAGGTATCCCACCGTCAGGCGCTGTCCACAGCGCTTTCCGGCACCCTAGGCCTCGGCAATATTGCCGGTGTGGCCATTGCGATCAGTGCCGGTGGTCCGGGGGCGATTTTCTGGATGTGGGTAACTGCGCTGGTTGGCGTTGCCACCAAGTTCTATACGGCCACCCTGGCGGTGATGTACCGCGGCCGCGATAGCAGCGGTGAGATCCAGGGCGGGCCCATGTATGTGATTCGTGAGGGGCTGGGCAAGCACTGGCGCCCGCTGGCCTACCTGTTTGCCATTGCCGGCCTGTGCGGCCTGCTGCCTTCCTTCCAGTCCAACCAGACGGTACAGCTGCTGCGGGTTTCCTTTGCCGAGCCCATGGGGTGGGTCAGCGCAGACAACAGTTTCCTGTTTGATTTCTCCCTCGGGCTGGTACTGGCGCTGGCGGCACTGGCGGTTATTTCCGGCCGTATCCAGCGCATTGGTCGTTTCGCGGTGCGTATTGTGCCGGCGATGGTGATTTTCTATCTGTTGCTGACCCTTGGGGTGATTGCCTACTTCTGGCAGGGCATTCCCGATGCGTTCGCGCTGATTGTCAGCGACGCATTTACCGGTAAAGCGGTTGCCGGTGGCGCACTGGGTGCAGTGATTGCTACCGGCGTTAGCCGCGGAGCATTTTCCAACGAGGCCGGTATTGGTACCGAGTCTCTGGCTCACGGTGCGGCGAAAACCACCGAGCCAGTACGCGAAGGCGTGGTGGCGATGATCGGGCCGATCGTGGATACGTTGATTGTGTGTACCTGTACGGCGCTGGTAATTCTGCTGACCGGTGTTTGGCAGCAAGGCGAAGGTATGGAAGGCGTTTCCATGACCGCGGATGCATTCAGCAGTGTGTTTGGCGGCTGGGGTCCGGTATTGCTGCTGGTCATGGTGGTGCCGTTGGCATTCAGTACCATCGTTACTTTCTGGTACTACGGCATGAAGTGCTTTGTGTTTTTGTTCGGCACCCGTTTCCAGGTGGTATACACCGTGCTGTATATGTTGCTGATTATTCTGGGTGCGGTGCTGTCACTGAACATCGTAAACAGCCTGATTATTGGTATGTACGCGGTGATGGCGATTCCCACCATGCTGTCGACTATTCGCCTGTCTGGTCGGGTCAATAAAGCCGCGCATGACTATTTTGTAAAAACTCCCGGAGCCTGA
- a CDS encoding alpha-amylase family glycosyl hydrolase yields MSGIHKDKSNGEWWRNGVIYQIYPRSFCDANGDGIGDLPGIVEKLDYVKSLGVDAIWISPFFKSPMADFGYDVSDYRDVDPIFGNLADFDRVIDKAHSLGLKVIIDQILSHTSDQHAWFEESRASRDNAKADWYVWADAKEDGSAPNNWMSNFGGSAWRWCTRRRQYYLTNFLKEQPDLNLHNPEVQEQLLADLRFWLDRGVDGFRLDAINHAFHNQSLQDNPGRPVKLDENGLPPVNSYEYQWHIHDKSQPENLVFLQRVRALLEEYPGAMTVGEVGDDNTHKIMAEYTTENRLNMAYSFDLLSEDCSAQFLRDTLEKNRQVIEEGWPCWSISNHDVPRSFTRWNKGFDSETAMARAPMFLLMQLMLRGSVCLYQGEELGLPEADVAFEDLQDPYGINLWPEFKGRDGCRTPMPWFNGGEINAGFSKVKPWLPVAEEHYHLAASVQEDEQHAMLNRFRALLKWHAELPSALATASQNILETGDDLLVFERADEGDAERYFVALNLGQEAAEIDLPEAFAGSEDITPEGFAGALNGGKIELPAAAARIFLKK; encoded by the coding sequence ATGAGCGGTATTCACAAAGACAAATCAAACGGGGAATGGTGGCGCAACGGCGTTATTTACCAGATCTACCCGCGCAGCTTCTGCGACGCAAACGGCGACGGCATCGGCGATCTGCCCGGTATCGTAGAGAAGCTCGACTATGTGAAATCTCTGGGCGTGGACGCCATCTGGATCTCCCCGTTCTTCAAGTCGCCGATGGCAGACTTCGGCTATGACGTGTCTGACTATCGCGATGTTGACCCGATCTTCGGCAATCTGGCCGACTTCGACCGGGTTATCGACAAAGCGCACTCTCTGGGTCTGAAGGTCATCATCGACCAGATCCTGAGCCACACTTCCGACCAGCACGCCTGGTTTGAAGAAAGCCGCGCCAGCCGCGACAACGCCAAGGCCGATTGGTACGTGTGGGCAGATGCCAAAGAAGACGGCAGCGCGCCAAACAACTGGATGTCCAACTTCGGTGGCAGCGCATGGCGCTGGTGTACCCGTCGCCGCCAGTACTACCTGACCAACTTCCTCAAAGAGCAGCCGGACCTGAACCTGCACAACCCGGAAGTTCAGGAGCAATTGCTTGCGGACCTGCGTTTCTGGCTTGACCGTGGAGTCGACGGCTTCCGCCTGGACGCCATCAACCACGCGTTCCACAACCAGTCTCTGCAGGACAACCCGGGTCGCCCAGTGAAGCTGGACGAAAACGGTCTGCCGCCGGTGAACAGCTACGAATATCAGTGGCACATTCACGATAAATCCCAGCCGGAAAACCTGGTATTCCTGCAGCGCGTACGCGCCCTGCTGGAAGAGTACCCGGGTGCAATGACCGTGGGCGAAGTGGGCGATGACAACACCCACAAGATCATGGCCGAGTACACCACGGAAAACCGCCTGAACATGGCCTATTCCTTCGACCTGCTGTCCGAAGACTGCAGCGCGCAGTTCCTGCGTGACACCCTGGAGAAGAACCGCCAGGTAATCGAAGAAGGCTGGCCCTGCTGGTCCATCTCTAACCACGATGTACCGCGCTCCTTCACCCGCTGGAACAAAGGTTTCGACAGCGAAACCGCTATGGCGCGCGCGCCGATGTTCCTGCTGATGCAATTGATGCTGCGCGGCAGCGTGTGCCTGTACCAAGGCGAAGAACTTGGCTTGCCGGAAGCGGATGTGGCGTTCGAAGACCTACAGGACCCGTACGGCATCAACCTGTGGCCGGAGTTCAAAGGTCGCGATGGCTGCCGCACCCCAATGCCTTGGTTTAACGGTGGCGAAATCAATGCGGGCTTCTCCAAGGTAAAACCCTGGCTGCCGGTTGCTGAAGAACACTACCACCTGGCCGCCTCCGTTCAGGAAGACGAGCAGCACGCAATGCTGAACCGCTTCCGCGCCCTGTTGAAGTGGCACGCGGAGCTGCCGAGCGCATTGGCTACCGCCAGCCAGAACATTCTGGAAACCGGCGACGACCTGCTGGTATTCGAGCGCGCTGATGAAGGCGATGCGGAGCGTTATTTTGTTGCCCTGAACCTAGGTCAGGAAGCAGCGGAAATCGACCTTCCGGAAGCGTTTGCCGGAAGCGAAGACATTACTCCTGAAGGTTTTGCGGGTGCACTGAACGGCGGCAAGATTGAACTGCCGGCGGCCGCTGCGCGGATCTTCCTGAAGAAGTAA
- a CDS encoding L,D-transpeptidase family protein, with translation MQGSSNSQNFSLKSFSIKYFFRKIAVGASLALATSAIFAPIAQAGDYPYPYQQHRSMTDGSAWWRRDVIGGAPHIIIDISEQRAYFYKGGRLAGISPVATGIAGYRTPTGSFRVSEKDIDHRSNLFGHYVDRAGYVRKSSVDVRKDKRPAGTVFRGASMDFFMRVNGAVGMHAGKVTGRPESHGCIRLPWHMAKIFYENSPIGTKVTVRQ, from the coding sequence ATGCAAGGCTCTTCCAACTCACAGAACTTTTCACTTAAAAGCTTTTCGATAAAATACTTCTTCAGGAAAATCGCCGTCGGTGCCAGCCTGGCGTTAGCGACATCCGCGATTTTTGCTCCAATAGCGCAAGCCGGTGATTATCCCTACCCCTACCAACAGCACAGATCCATGACCGATGGCAGCGCCTGGTGGCGCCGGGATGTGATTGGTGGAGCGCCGCATATCATTATCGATATCAGCGAGCAGCGGGCTTACTTCTACAAAGGTGGACGGCTTGCAGGCATCTCGCCAGTGGCCACTGGTATCGCCGGCTATCGCACCCCGACCGGCAGCTTCCGGGTATCTGAAAAGGATATCGACCACCGTTCCAACCTGTTCGGACACTATGTGGATCGCGCGGGCTATGTACGCAAATCCAGTGTTGATGTGCGCAAAGACAAGCGCCCGGCAGGTACCGTGTTTCGCGGAGCTTCAATGGACTTCTTCATGCGCGTGAACGGAGCCGTAGGTATGCATGCTGGTAAGGTCACTGGCCGTCCGGAATCACATGGCTGCATCCGCCTGCCGTGGCACATGGCAAAGATTTTTTATGAGAACTCTCCCATCGGCACCAAGGTAACGGTGCGTCAATAA
- a CDS encoding MFS transporter, translating to MKKQPKLPFWQVWNVSLGFLGVQFGFALQNANASRILSDLGADLHSLSLFWIVAPLMGLLVQPIVGSASDRTWSRFGRRNPYILFGAIAAALGMAFMPNASIVVAFIAPILFGGVMLALMDAAFNVTMQPFRALVSDMVPSEQRTVGYSVQSLLINIGAVMGSMLPFILTNVIGLENTAQAGEVAPSVIWAFYIGASVLLGSVLWTVFRTKEYPPEEYNAYKGIDAEEVARERAERKSLPQRLAGFFALLVSMPKTMRQLAVVQFFSWFSLFIMWVYTTPAITQHVWGVEAKWFDHDYLATVGEIPAHIAAAKGAAGDWVGIIFAAYSLFAALFSIVLARVAHTIGRKPTYALSLLLGGLGYMSFVLFKGGDATQVNLLITEVTVPSGAVGLMLPMIGVGIAWAAILAMPYAILSDSLPAAKTGVYMGIFNFTIAAPQILSALVAGPILATVFDNQAIYIIMLAGVFMVCGAISVFFVREPETEPETDSGEAAAA from the coding sequence ATGAAGAAACAGCCCAAGCTTCCCTTTTGGCAGGTGTGGAATGTCAGCCTCGGTTTCCTCGGGGTGCAATTTGGTTTTGCTCTGCAAAACGCCAACGCCAGCCGAATCCTGTCGGACCTGGGTGCCGACCTGCACTCCCTGTCCCTGTTCTGGATCGTAGCGCCGTTGATGGGCTTGCTCGTACAGCCGATTGTTGGCTCTGCGTCTGACCGCACCTGGAGCCGCTTCGGCCGTCGTAACCCCTACATTTTGTTTGGTGCCATTGCTGCGGCGCTGGGTATGGCGTTTATGCCGAATGCCAGCATTGTGGTGGCCTTTATTGCACCCATCCTGTTTGGTGGTGTGATGCTGGCGCTGATGGATGCCGCCTTCAACGTCACCATGCAGCCGTTCCGCGCGCTGGTTTCCGACATGGTGCCTTCCGAGCAGCGCACCGTGGGTTACTCGGTGCAGTCCCTGCTGATCAACATCGGCGCGGTGATGGGTTCCATGCTGCCGTTCATCCTCACCAACGTGATTGGGCTGGAAAATACCGCGCAGGCCGGTGAAGTAGCGCCTTCTGTTATCTGGGCCTTCTATATTGGTGCTTCTGTACTGCTGGGCTCGGTACTGTGGACCGTGTTCCGCACCAAAGAATATCCGCCGGAAGAGTACAACGCGTACAAAGGTATCGACGCGGAAGAAGTGGCCCGCGAGCGCGCCGAACGCAAATCCCTGCCCCAGCGCCTGGCCGGTTTCTTCGCCCTGCTGGTGAGCATGCCAAAAACCATGCGTCAGCTGGCGGTGGTGCAGTTCTTCTCCTGGTTCTCCCTGTTCATTATGTGGGTGTATACCACTCCGGCCATCACCCAGCACGTGTGGGGTGTGGAAGCCAAGTGGTTTGATCACGATTACCTCGCCACCGTTGGCGAAATCCCCGCGCACATCGCTGCTGCCAAAGGCGCCGCTGGTGACTGGGTGGGTATTATCTTTGCCGCTTACTCCCTGTTTGCTGCGCTCTTCTCCATCGTACTGGCGCGCGTAGCGCACACCATTGGCCGCAAGCCGACGTACGCGCTGTCCCTGCTGCTGGGTGGCTTGGGTTACATGAGCTTTGTACTGTTCAAAGGTGGCGATGCCACTCAGGTGAACCTGCTGATCACCGAAGTAACTGTACCGAGTGGTGCCGTTGGCCTGATGCTGCCGATGATCGGTGTGGGTATCGCCTGGGCCGCCATCCTGGCGATGCCGTACGCGATCCTGTCTGACTCGCTGCCAGCAGCGAAGACCGGTGTGTACATGGGTATCTTCAACTTCACCATCGCCGCCCCGCAGATCCTGTCTGCGCTGGTTGCCGGCCCGATCCTAGCGACCGTGTTCGACAACCAGGCCATCTACATCATTATGTTGGCCGGTGTGTTTATGGTGTGTGGTGCCATCTCCGTATTCTTTGTACGTGAGCCTGAAACCGAGCCCGAAACGGATAGCGGTGAGGCTGCTGCAGCATAA
- a CDS encoding alpha/beta hydrolase family protein produces the protein MKLQGLLFTPLVFAWYGVMAAVALSFQVQAKETGLTAKDYGALPQHSMLAVSPSGERLVYRTTGVNGEDHAVVISLVDGEQLNAIDLSKITPERMYFASEDEVILLASTVRKLFGYRGKLDLSTAYAFNWRTNDLRQMLTPGDVIYAGQSGLGRIFGLSPDGKYAYMPAYVPRNSVDSNPRYSLMRVDFESPTRPREHFKGRSSSRGFMLDGEGNVIVHEQFDNNRNLHLLMVRRGDDWKELYREKTEIPNIAFTGLTPNRDSVIAIRTDKNSGRKNFYALSLASGEFSDLGFGRDDADVEYTYKSLDRRVWGVRYSGLTPTYRFFDESISQRMEDIQSLFAGHSVWLHDWSEGWEQLMVYVEGSNSSGEYYLFPREGAPMRLFSARPDIKSEQVHPLATIHFKARDGLMIPTLLTLPKDRVNDLENLPAVIMPHGGPASYDRVSFDWLAQALANRGHLVVQPQFRGSTGFGHVHFMAGHGEWGEKMQDDLTDTVDMLVRKGIVDAGRVCIVGMSYGGYAALAGGAFTPDKYRCVVSVNGVSDLEQILVTEKRDHGRNHWLVAYWEKLMADGDADKATLRAVSPVHHVEQFQAPVLLIHSEDDVTIPLRQSRYMYKRLKREKKSVEFVELKDETHHLDTPEGRMRTVEEIVAFVDKHLQP, from the coding sequence ATGAAGCTACAGGGCTTGTTGTTCACTCCACTGGTTTTCGCCTGGTATGGGGTAATGGCCGCCGTCGCACTTTCGTTTCAAGTACAGGCAAAAGAAACCGGGCTAACCGCAAAAGATTACGGTGCATTGCCGCAGCACAGTATGCTGGCGGTGTCCCCCAGTGGTGAGCGCCTTGTTTATCGCACTACAGGTGTGAATGGCGAAGATCATGCGGTAGTGATTTCTTTGGTGGATGGCGAGCAGCTCAATGCCATTGACCTATCAAAGATCACCCCGGAGCGTATGTACTTCGCCAGCGAGGATGAAGTAATTCTGTTGGCGTCGACGGTGCGCAAGCTATTTGGTTATCGCGGCAAGCTGGACTTGAGTACAGCGTACGCCTTTAACTGGCGCACCAATGATCTACGTCAGATGCTGACCCCAGGTGATGTGATTTATGCTGGCCAGTCCGGGCTGGGCCGAATTTTTGGGCTCTCGCCTGATGGTAAGTATGCATATATGCCTGCGTATGTGCCCCGGAATAGTGTGGACAGTAACCCACGCTATTCGCTCATGCGTGTGGATTTTGAGAGTCCCACGCGCCCGCGTGAGCACTTTAAGGGACGTTCCAGTTCACGAGGCTTTATGCTCGATGGCGAAGGCAATGTTATCGTTCATGAGCAGTTCGACAATAATAGGAATCTCCACCTTCTGATGGTGCGTCGTGGCGACGATTGGAAGGAGCTCTACCGTGAAAAAACGGAGATCCCGAATATTGCGTTTACCGGGCTTACCCCAAACCGAGATTCTGTAATAGCCATTCGTACAGATAAAAATAGCGGTCGCAAAAACTTTTATGCACTGTCATTGGCGAGCGGTGAGTTTTCCGATCTGGGCTTTGGTCGTGACGATGCGGATGTGGAATATACCTATAAAAGCCTAGATCGTCGGGTGTGGGGGGTGCGCTATTCTGGCCTGACGCCTACCTATCGCTTCTTTGACGAGTCCATTAGTCAGCGCATGGAGGACATTCAGTCGCTGTTTGCTGGCCACTCCGTATGGCTGCACGACTGGAGCGAAGGTTGGGAGCAGCTGATGGTGTATGTGGAAGGGTCCAACTCTTCCGGTGAATACTATTTGTTCCCAAGAGAAGGGGCGCCCATGCGACTCTTTTCTGCGCGTCCAGACATCAAAAGTGAGCAGGTACACCCTCTTGCGACGATTCACTTTAAGGCGCGTGATGGTCTCATGATTCCCACGCTTCTCACCCTGCCAAAGGATAGGGTGAATGACCTGGAAAACCTGCCGGCGGTAATCATGCCTCACGGAGGGCCGGCTTCCTACGACCGCGTTAGTTTCGACTGGTTGGCGCAGGCGCTGGCAAATCGCGGCCATCTGGTGGTCCAGCCCCAGTTCCGTGGTTCAACCGGATTCGGCCATGTGCACTTTATGGCCGGGCATGGTGAGTGGGGTGAAAAAATGCAGGATGACCTTACCGATACCGTTGATATGTTGGTGCGCAAGGGGATAGTGGATGCCGGTCGCGTTTGTATTGTTGGTATGAGTTACGGTGGATACGCGGCGCTTGCCGGTGGCGCCTTTACACCGGATAAGTATCGCTGTGTGGTCTCGGTAAACGGTGTGAGCGATCTCGAGCAAATCCTGGTTACTGAAAAGCGCGACCATGGACGCAACCACTGGCTGGTAGCTTATTGGGAAAAGCTGATGGCTGATGGCGATGCGGACAAGGCTACCCTGCGGGCAGTATCTCCAGTGCACCATGTAGAACAATTCCAGGCACCAGTGCTGCTTATCCATAGCGAGGATGACGTAACTATACCGCTACGGCAGTCCCGGTATATGTACAAGCGTCTGAAGCGTGAGAAAAAGTCGGTAGAGTTCGTCGAGCTGAAAGACGAAACCCATCACCTGGACACGCCGGAAGGCCGCATGCGGACCGTCGAGGAAATCGTCGCTTTTGTAGACAAGCATTTGCAGCCTTAA
- a CDS encoding bactofilin family protein → MANPLDPKPDANLDSNSFLSGMNEGGAAERPFADKLDASMAKDRSVIGKNIKFRGELIGTEDLHIEGTIEGTVIMEGHDLSIGREGEINANIHAQNIVINGTLTGDALADELIEIRNTAVVKGNLIAPRIQLDDGGKFRGSMDMVDTDDEMKARHSEFKDKLVHPNLPPKEAAPSAAAAKKSFAPKDSAKDQAKEAELADS, encoded by the coding sequence ATGGCGAATCCTCTCGACCCCAAGCCAGATGCAAATCTGGATTCCAACTCTTTTCTTTCTGGAATGAACGAAGGTGGTGCAGCTGAGCGTCCTTTCGCGGACAAGCTCGATGCATCCATGGCGAAGGATCGCTCTGTAATCGGTAAAAACATCAAGTTCCGCGGCGAACTGATCGGCACCGAAGACCTGCACATTGAAGGCACCATCGAAGGCACCGTTATTATGGAAGGTCACGACCTGTCCATCGGTCGCGAAGGTGAAATCAACGCGAACATCCACGCGCAGAACATCGTGATCAACGGTACCCTGACCGGCGACGCGCTGGCCGACGAGCTGATTGAAATCCGCAACACCGCTGTGGTTAAAGGCAACCTGATTGCCCCGCGCATCCAGCTGGACGACGGTGGTAAGTTCCGCGGTTCCATGGATATGGTCGACACCGATGACGAGATGAAAGCCCGTCATTCCGAATTCAAAGACAAGCTGGTTCACCCGAACCTGCCGCCGAAGGAAGCTGCGCCAAGCGCCGCTGCGGCGAAAAAGTCTTTCGCGCCGAAAGACAGTGCCAAGGATCAGGCCAAGGAAGCGGAGCTGGCTGACAGCTAA
- a CDS encoding OmpA/MotB family protein — MAARSGFTRSGAISRGDGESSWISVSDLMAGLMMVFLCIAVAMMRSVMIEREKIRTIAMSYKENQLAIYESLQQEFAPDLARWGASIDRDTLTVAFNNSDAMFDTGEAALSASYQVVFEEFFPRYMNVLVPYQGSVEAVRIEGHTSSGWGQSIDRNAMYFNNLRLSQDRARSVLRYVYTLDEVTTHHGWMMQNVAAVGYSSSRPIYNADGSENIEQSKRVAFRVITNSETKIHSILEESF, encoded by the coding sequence ATGGCAGCGAGGTCGGGATTTACCCGCTCGGGGGCGATTAGCCGCGGCGATGGTGAGTCCTCGTGGATCAGTGTGTCCGACCTGATGGCCGGCCTGATGATGGTGTTTCTGTGTATCGCTGTGGCGATGATGCGTTCGGTGATGATCGAGCGGGAAAAGATTCGCACCATCGCCATGTCCTACAAGGAAAATCAGCTGGCGATATACGAGTCCCTGCAACAGGAATTCGCTCCGGACCTGGCCCGTTGGGGTGCCAGCATTGATCGCGACACGCTGACGGTTGCGTTTAATAACTCCGATGCCATGTTTGACACCGGCGAGGCCGCTCTAAGCGCCAGCTATCAGGTGGTATTTGAAGAGTTCTTCCCACGCTATATGAATGTGTTGGTGCCGTATCAGGGCTCGGTAGAAGCGGTGCGTATTGAAGGCCACACCAGCTCCGGTTGGGGGCAGAGCATCGACCGCAATGCCATGTACTTCAATAATCTGCGCCTGTCGCAGGACCGCGCTCGCTCGGTGCTGCGTTATGTGTACACTCTGGATGAAGTGACCACTCACCACGGCTGGATGATGCAGAATGTGGCGGCTGTCGGTTATTCTTCCTCTCGTCCGATATACAATGCGGACGGCAGTGAGAATATCGAGCAATCCAAGCGAGTGGCTTTCCGCGTGATCACCAATTCCGAAACCAAGATCCACAGTATCCTCGAGGAGTCCTTCTGA
- a CDS encoding alpha/beta hydrolase family protein produces the protein MSFLRALCAPLISACYGLVIAIALPFNVYGKASELTAKDYGALPKISMLAVSPSGERIAFRMTDETGADFAVVMSLADGKRLGAVNLSATTPDTMYFVNENELILQASDVRKLFGFRGKLDLSTAYAFDWRTGEVRQLLTPGDVVYRGQSGLGRIIGLSPDNKFAYMPAYVPKDQHDNDPRYSLVRVELEDPKRPRVHFKGRHSSRDFFLDQNGEVIAHELFDNKRNLHRLLARQNDEWVAVYKNETEIPTIAFVGLTPDRESVIAISTSSESGRENFYALSLASGEFTDLGFGRADADVEQTYKSLDQRVLGVRYSGLTPSYRFFDESISQRMENIQSYFAGHSVWLQDWTDGWEHLMVYVEGSQVAGDYYLFPKEGAPVKLASARPNIRSDQVHPIATINFKARDGLTIPTLLTLPKDKVSNLKNLPAIIMPHGGPANYDRVGFDWLAQALANRGYLVVQPQFRGSTGFGLEHYQAGQGEWGAKMQDDLTDAVDMLVRKGIVNSERVCIVGASYGGYAALAGGAFTPEKYRCVVSVNGVSDLEQMLRTEKRDHGRHHWVVAYWEKLMADGDADKDMLRAVSPSRHSEQFQAPVLLIHGEDDVIVPLKQSRDMYKRLKREKKPVEFVELEDETHYLDTTEGRMQTVEKIVAFVDKHLQP, from the coding sequence ATGAGCTTTCTCCGCGCACTATGCGCTCCGTTAATTTCGGCCTGCTATGGGCTGGTTATCGCTATCGCCCTTCCTTTTAATGTTTACGGCAAAGCCAGTGAGCTGACGGCAAAAGACTACGGTGCCCTGCCAAAGATAAGTATGTTGGCGGTTTCCCCCAGCGGCGAGCGAATAGCATTCCGCATGACGGATGAGACCGGTGCAGACTTTGCGGTAGTGATGTCGCTAGCTGATGGTAAGAGACTGGGCGCTGTGAACCTGTCAGCGACAACGCCGGATACCATGTACTTTGTGAACGAGAATGAGTTGATTCTCCAGGCGTCCGACGTACGTAAGTTGTTCGGGTTCAGAGGCAAGCTCGACTTGAGTACTGCCTACGCCTTTGACTGGCGCACAGGTGAGGTACGCCAGCTGCTGACGCCGGGCGATGTTGTTTATCGTGGGCAGTCTGGACTGGGGCGTATCATCGGTCTGTCGCCAGACAATAAATTTGCCTATATGCCGGCCTATGTACCGAAAGATCAACACGACAATGACCCGCGATACTCGCTGGTACGCGTGGAGCTCGAGGATCCCAAGCGCCCCAGAGTGCACTTCAAGGGGCGCCACAGTTCCCGGGACTTTTTCCTCGATCAGAATGGAGAAGTCATCGCACACGAGCTGTTTGACAACAAGCGCAATCTACATCGGTTGCTCGCGCGGCAGAACGACGAGTGGGTGGCGGTTTACAAAAATGAAACAGAAATCCCTACGATCGCCTTTGTGGGGCTAACGCCCGACCGGGAGTCGGTTATCGCGATCAGTACCAGCAGCGAAAGTGGCCGGGAAAACTTTTACGCCCTGTCATTGGCCTCCGGTGAATTTACCGACCTGGGCTTTGGCCGAGCTGATGCTGATGTGGAACAAACCTACAAAAGCCTGGATCAGCGCGTGTTGGGTGTGCGCTATTCGGGGCTGACACCAAGTTATCGGTTCTTTGATGAATCCATCAGCCAGCGTATGGAAAATATTCAGTCCTATTTTGCTGGGCACTCGGTGTGGCTGCAGGATTGGACTGATGGGTGGGAACACCTGATGGTATACGTCGAAGGGTCTCAGGTTGCCGGTGACTACTATCTCTTTCCAAAAGAAGGGGCGCCGGTGAAGCTGGCGTCGGCACGCCCGAATATTCGCAGTGATCAGGTCCACCCGATCGCCACGATTAACTTCAAGGCGCGCGATGGTCTGACGATTCCGACATTGCTTACCCTGCCCAAAGACAAGGTAAGTAACCTCAAGAACCTGCCGGCAATAATCATGCCCCACGGCGGCCCGGCCAATTATGACCGGGTGGGTTTCGACTGGTTGGCGCAGGCCCTGGCCAATCGCGGTTACTTGGTAGTACAGCCACAATTCCGTGGTTCCACAGGCTTTGGTCTCGAGCACTATCAGGCGGGGCAGGGCGAGTGGGGCGCAAAAATGCAGGACGACCTGACTGATGCCGTGGATATGTTAGTACGCAAAGGAATCGTAAATTCAGAGCGCGTGTGCATCGTGGGTGCAAGTTACGGCGGTTACGCCGCGCTCGCCGGTGGTGCCTTTACGCCAGAAAAATATCGCTGCGTGGTTTCCGTAAACGGCGTGAGCGACCTGGAGCAGATGCTGCGCACAGAAAAACGCGACCATGGCCGTCATCACTGGGTAGTGGCCTACTGGGAAAAGCTGATGGCCGATGGCGATGCAGATAAAGACATGCTGCGCGCAGTGTCCCCCTCTCGACACTCGGAGCAGTTCCAGGCGCCGGTGCTGCTGATTCACGGGGAAGATGACGTTATCGTGCCGTTGAAGCAGTCCAGAGATATGTACAAACGCCTGAAGCGGGAGAAAAAGCCGGTGGAGTTCGTTGAACTGGAAGATGAAACCCACTATCTGGATACCACTGAAGGCCGCATGCAGACCGTCGAGAAAATCGTCGCTTTTGTAGACAAGCATTTGCAGCCTTAA
- a CDS encoding helix-turn-helix transcriptional regulator → MDYIAKSPAAVAELLGQRLKQARLNLDLTQLEVAERAGVGRKAVMNAEKGKVQLEALVAILQALDLTTQLDNFLPPQPPSPVQLAKLQGKQRQRASGQHKQEGDQDTDEDTTAW, encoded by the coding sequence ATGGACTACATCGCGAAATCCCCTGCCGCCGTTGCCGAGCTCCTCGGCCAGCGCCTGAAGCAGGCCCGCCTCAACCTCGACCTCACCCAACTGGAGGTGGCCGAGCGTGCCGGCGTGGGCCGCAAAGCGGTAATGAATGCGGAGAAAGGCAAGGTCCAGCTGGAAGCGCTGGTCGCCATACTCCAGGCCCTCGACCTCACCACCCAGCTGGATAACTTCCTGCCACCCCAGCCCCCCTCGCCGGTACAACTGGCCAAACTCCAGGGCAAACAGCGGCAACGGGCCTCCGGCCAGCACAAGCAAGAGGGCGATCAAGACACGGATGAGGACACGACCGCATGGTAA